One stretch of Scophthalmus maximus strain ysfricsl-2021 chromosome 12, ASM2237912v1, whole genome shotgun sequence DNA includes these proteins:
- the LOC118291103 gene encoding V-type proton ATPase subunit F, producing the protein MAGRGKLIAVIGDEDTCTGFLLGGIGELNKNRKPNFLVVEKDTSITEIEETFKSFLARNDIGIILINQFIAEMIRHAIDGHMQSIPAVLEIPSKEHPYDASKDSILRRAKGMFSADDFR; encoded by the exons ATGGCCGGCCGCGGGAAACTGATCGCCGTTATCGGTGACGAGGACACGTGTACCGGCTTCCTGCTCGGTGGGATCGGTGAACTCAACAAGAACCGGAAACCGAATTTCTTGGTGGTGGAGAAGGACACGAGCATCACCGAGATCGAGGAGACGTTCAA GAGCTTCTTGGCTCGTAACGACATCGGCATCATCCTGATCAACCAGTTCATCGCTGAGATGATCCGTCACGCCATCGACGGCCACATGCAGTCGATCCCGGCCGTGCTGGAGATCCCGTCCAAAGAGCATCCGTACGACGCGTCCAAGGATTCCATCCTGCGCCGAGCCAAGGGCATGTTCTCCGCCGACGACTTCCGATGA
- the LOC118291109 gene encoding ragulator complex protein LAMTOR4, whose translation MTTAALTAGLDRIPDQLGYLVISEDGVLASAGELENDEHTAGVMMEMVRTASRFRLQGSADPPFKRMSVILEDFVYTVTVSGQKVFVVKRQNNQQEPISI comes from the exons atg ACCACCGCGGCCCTGACCGCGGGTCTGGACCGGATCCCGGACCAGCTCGGATACCTGGTGATCAGTGAGGACGGAGTTCTGGCC TCGGCAGGTGAGCTGGAGAACGACGAACACACGGCGGGTGTGATGATGGAGATGGTTCGAACGGCGAGTCGCTTCAGGTTACAGGGGTCAGCCGATCCGCCCTTCAAACGCAtgtcag TGATTCTGGAAGACTTCGTTTACACGGTGACGGTATCTGGTCAGAAAGTTTTCGTGGTCAAACGACAGAACAACCAACAGGAACCAATCAGCATCTGA